The DNA window CCAatgaccgcggcggcggcgtggcccaAGCGGTGGCGCTGATCGACCTCGAGCTCccgtctccccctccccccttcttcACCCTTTCCGGTCCTCGTCCGCGGTGGCagcatcgccatcgccggcgtcggTCCGATCCTCGTCCGCGATGgctgcgccgccatcgccagcgCTGGCCCggtcctctttctctctctttccgaTGAGCTCAGTGGTGTGCATGCCTCtcctccatctttttttttgaaacttaaaCATATATTAAAGCAACGTatcaaggaggcaagcccctgTACAACGCCAACAAAAACCGCAGTAGAGAAGACTGCATTAATATCACAAACTTCCTATTGAAACTAAGTAGCAGAGGAGGTGCAAATCGACAGGGAGCTGCGCAAAGCCGTGACGATTGCAACCTTCGGTTTCCTTTGGCGTGCAGACTGCTTGACAAACCTGTAATCCCCTTCGGTCGCCTCCACAGAAACTGCACAAATTGGAGATTTGATGTTGAGTCATAGATTTTGGTGTAGGCTTCATCGGGCTCAACCAGAATTCACCACGGAGTTCGCGGTTGAATCTGAGGAGCTTGAGCTCAACCCGAACAATAAACCCTCCATGGAAACTACTACAAAAAGAAACAACGAGTGAAGGAACCAAAATCCAGCCACTCAAAGGAAGTGAAAAGTTCAACCAATGGTGAAAGAACTGTTGTCTTCTTGGGTCAACGGGCAAGGTTGGGGAAGAGGAGACCTGCAAAAGAGGGCTTGAGGAATCTGGCTTGGGAGGACTATCAACCACCAAATCTTGAGGAGATGGGTGGCGGAGGTTGAGCTCTGGGCGTATCAGCGGTGGGGTCAACAATGACATCGTCACAGCACAGGGCGACCCGAGCCACAACAGGCATCGTCACAGGGGGCGGCGAGCTGCAAGAACGTCGCCACCGTCCCAAGCCGCCCGAACCGCAAGTGGATCAAACCTCCTCCACACGGGCCTCCTATAGCTTGGCCTCCTTCTCATCCTCCACGCTAGTCTCTGAGGTACGCGAGAGCTTGCATCCCCGGCAGCTGTAACACCCCGATTTttgttcgggattaaaaatcatttaataatgcattttctagaaattaaataaaaattaaaccaatttaatcaagtgaattattgaggaaattaaaatttcctttaaaaatcattggccgggaatattttgtaatattctttgtgccctaatatactctctgaaatttcccgcgaattttcgcagctcaagaagtaattttaatagcacaaagtttatttaatcaattaaaatataaagaaaaccaaataaatctctccttcctcccttgGGCAATTTTCAGCCCAAgccttccttctctctcccgcGGCCCGCGCGCTTCCTTCTCTCGGGCCAGCCCAGCTCGCTCCCCCCTCCAAGTCTATTTCCCTCCCCCCCTCAAaccggcctctcctctcctcaggcCGATAGGTGGgacccgtgggccccacctatcatccCCAATCCCCAGCCATCCCAAGCCCAACCACGCCATGCCGCCATGCcgcccacgacgccgccgtTTTCGCGACCTCTCGCTCGCGCCCTCGCATCCAAACCGAGAGCAACCGCaacccctccacctcctccacacTCTCCCCACGTTTCCCCCAAAAATTGCGCCGGGATCGAGCTCCATTTCACCCACGATGTCGCCCACATtgccggccgttgccgccccAAAACCGCCACTCCCCGGCCTCCCCATGCTCTCCTCTCACATTTCCCCAATTTTCCCAACCTCCCCGCGCCCTCTCCCGCTCTCCCCTcaccaagccgagccgccgccgcccgccggagctCCCTAgctgcgcgccgtcgccgcttccgccgcccCCGCGTTGCGCCGAGGCCACCTCTGGGTTCGCCACTCCATGCCGCACACCGGCTGCCCCACCGCCTCCCTAAACTATCCTCGCAGCACCGTTTCCACCGTGcacccgaggccgccgccgtgttcGTTGCCTCCAGCCGCGCGACGCCGCCTCTCCGGTCGACCCcgcaccgcgccaccgccacctatAGCATCGCAGCGCCTCACCGCAGCCCCGCATCCCCCTCACCCGAGCACCCCGTCACCAGTGCCTCTTCTGTATgtatttacgctttatttacattTGGATCTGTTTATCACTTGtcattttgtgtaccctggttgGTCCTGGATAGAGATTTAATACACATAATAGTCTGTaaatttgggttaaatttctgggcgtgacaacaGTGTCAGCAGGACTGCTCCTACCACCACTCCTCATCAGACTTCGGATCTAACTTGTCAACCTCGTCCTCAAGCTTCAGGCCGACGCTGACGTCAGCTGAAACCTGGCCCCAACCAGCACAGTCACCATCACCAACTCCGGCAACCATGGGACCTAGCCGGCAAAAACTTAACATGGAAAACACCCTACTTATAGGAAGAACCTGACAACAAGGAACTAATCTAACAACACTATACTAGTAGGTAAAGGTGGCCAGACCCCTCCTCCATCCGATTCCGGCGGCGAACCGCTGGAATCGAAGGTGGAAGAGGGGCCGGAGGGGAGGATTTTGGAGATTTACTGTAGCaaggggaaaggggaaagggGAGAAGATCAATTGttgttcctctcctccttcagtcctctctctcttcccagaGGACACGGGACACGAAATTGTGTGGGCCCAGAGCAGTAGTTTTGACGAGGAACAAGTAGCATATTTTGGCTTTCCGTGTTTGGTGAAGCAACCAAATGTGCTGAGGTGGAGGGGCATCTACGAGTTGGCCGGTTGAGGCTGAATGACACCTCAGTGCACTGTAAATAGCTTAACTGCAAAGAGAGAACATACGCAACATGAAAGAGAGAAGCACGCTAGCTAGCGCACGCTGCACGtgtgaagagagaaaaagagaacaGAGAGTAGAGTAGGTGAgcgttcgattttttttcaacttgcATTGGATCAGTTGAACCGTACCGATCTGAAGTATTCTCCTAAGTGCACAGGTTACTTGgcaagtttttttcttttaaaaaaaaggcaattacATGATAAAGTGACAACATGAGAATGTGCACTCAGCACTCGATGATCAGCAGCTCTTGTAAGAACCAAGCATGCATGCGTGCTTTCTTACGAGATATTGTCGAAGTGCTGGTCATGCATGGCTCATTGTATTGTGTCCCAACTCAGTCGATCGTGACAAGCATAACACTCACCCTGCTACCCTGGAATCAGCAGTGGTGCCTCATCACAGTCATAGCGattgcccgccgccggcgcactGGAGGCGTCTTCCTCTGTCGTTGATGCCAAAGTAGTGTTGACGACGATCAAGCTGTTAAGGTCAGGCAACGGTCCGTCACGCTCCAGGACATCCATAGCTTGCCGCATAGAAGGTCGGTGTTGAGTCTGCAAAGCAGAGCACCAGAGCCCCAAAACGATGACACGCTCTATCTCCCTCATATCAAGGCCACCACCCATGGTTAACCTTGTATCCGCCGCCTCGACGATATTGCCACCTCTTCGGTATAGGTCCCAGATTTGCTCCCTGTGCCTCCTTGCGCAGGCGATCTCGAGAAGGGCAatgccgaagctgtacacgtctgAGCTACGCTTGAACGGGACCTTACCATGTTTCAGACACTGTGGATCAAGGCACCCTTCCGAGCCTATAGCAGTTGTCAGCAACGTCGCATTGTCTTGGTTTGCCATCCTCGATAGGCCAAAGTCGACGAGCTTGGCGTTGAAATTTTCATCCAAGAGTACATTGCCTGGTTTGATGTCTCTATGCAGGATATGTGGGTCGCACTCGTGATGTAGGTAGAGCAGACCCGATCCAATGTCCTTGGCTATTTTGTACCTGTTTGATCGATCATGGTTAGATAAATACATAGATTGACTATAAACATTCTTAGCTAATTTAATTCCAACAGAAACCATACTTTCaaagcaacatatatatattatagtggATTTTAGTGTTGTGCTTGTCGGTTTTTTAAGACAAACCACAGTAGGATGGTAATTTATGATTTGTTAATAAATTTGTTGAGTGGAAGCTGCATTATTTAACTTTGACAAATGGGTGTGTATCCTattatggaaaaaaagaaaaaaagatatttttccTGAAAATTGTAAGGATTTCGATCGTAAAACCTAAAAAGTTTTGCATATGATTACTAGACATTTTAATGTTAGCAAAAACACACAAGATAAGGGTAGGGTTGGCTATACTGCTGGTGGCAAACTTCAGGCTAATAATCTGAAGCGCAATAATTGATAAACGAAGAAACTGAGTACTACTCCGTACATATTAATttagaactttaaaaattattatattatgaaGCATACTTAAATATGGGTGGACGCTATCTAAGCTGTCGGTTCGTAAAATCTTGCTTGCATTAGCAAGTGTTCctctttaataaaaaaagagggcataaacgaaaagaaaaagtcattagcacatgattaattaaattttaatttttataaaattgaaaaataaaattatctaatattttaaaacaatttctaTGCATCAtattttcacacgaaacacgtTTAGTATGAAAAACATGCTAAAGAAAAGTAAGGTATAGTATGTATTTGAGAAAAAGAACACCAATCTTAATTAGGTGGTTTGTAATAAGATAAGCGAccttaagtgaacttattcctatacTTACTACActagaaaaacaatttttacGGACACCTCTAATAGATTGCAGGGAGGCTAATAGAACATTTGTTTATAGTATGATTTGGATCGTGTCCAGTAACAATTCATCAGCAAAAATGAACCTATTTTTCACATACATGTCTCTAGTCAGGTCTAGTAAGAGATCTGTATGCGAAAATCCTTTCAAGGACACATCCTttgctttatttcctttttaaaTCACCCTCACTCagtgcctctctctctcggcttctcttCCTAATCCCTACACCTCCGCCTCATCTctcatcccctctcctctcctccctctatcCCTCCTGATGGCCAAAGCGAGGCGAGCAGTAGCGGATGCGGGGCAACGGCAAGACGGAAGCATCGGTGGGCGATTGGTGCAAGGCGTGCTGTGATAGAGAACTGGGTGGGCGTGGGGTGCGCCATGACGGGAGCAACCAGCCGGCGCGGAACCACTTGTCAATCAGATCCATCATCTCCGTCCCCACGTCAGTGTAGATCCTTCGCTGACTGCGAAGGGGTTGGGGTAGCAGGGACGGAGAGCAACCACGATGATGATGGAGGGCTCAGGACCGGTGGGGTGGTGCAGTCCACCGCAGCCAGATCCGTCGCTGACAACGTAGGGGTAGGGGCGTTGGGGTGTACGACGACTAGGATGACGGCGGAGGGATGTGAGGTGGGGGGCGGTCCTTCAGAACTGGATCCACCACTGCCGATGGAGGGGTGGGGACGAGAGGGTGGTCCACTGCAGCCAGAGCTGCGTGGCACCAATGATGGCATCTTTGGGGCAGTGAtgtctttttttattactaGAAATGGGAGATAGGGTTTGTTGGAAATGGGAACTAGggtttgtgctttttttttgaatttttttgccAATTTAATTTTTGCATACGGGCAGCATAATGtacccgcctgcaaaaatcccATTTTCGTACAAggttgggtaaaaaaaaaacattttctgcAAGCACAAGCAGTTGCTTTGCCCACGTGAGAAAATGTGTTCGGCATGCGTGGAAAAATTGTTTCTCTAGTAGTATTAATTTCAAATGTGGAAAATAATAGTTTAAAAAGGGAACTTAAAGCAAAGACGATTTGAAAAAGATGAAAACAACAGAATATATGTTTGGATGGACATGTATATACATGATATATGTTCTAAAATTCGCCAAAgttatattaataaaataaaattgctaTATCCCCTTTGTACttcaaaaaaaacaattagCTGTGAATTAGAGAATCAGAAGGCCCATGTCACCTTGTTTGCCAAGAAAGTACTTCTGATGACTGGCTCTTGTACAAGTAGTCGTTGAGGTTGCCGTTCGTCATCAATTCATAGACAAGGAAGAGCTCACTGTTCTTCTTACTCCAGAAACAGCTGCACATGAAACGGAGAATGTTCCAGCTGTGTCCCCGGGAGCACCAACCAAAGAACTTGACGAGATTCTTGTGCTTGGATTCGCTGATGGTGCGGACTTCGGCGAAGAAGTCCTTGTGTCCTTCGCTGGACTCCCTCACAATTTTCTTCACAGCAACTTGATGGTCCAGCAGCTTCAGGTGTCCGCTGTACACTGCCCCAAAGGCGCCCTGCCCAAGCTTGCGATCCTCCGAGAAATGGTCGGTCGCAGCTGCCAAATCGCGGTATTGGAACCTCCTGGCGCCGCCTGTTCCCTTGTCAAAGACATTTCGCATCCTTTTCTGCTCCCAACAAGAGAGTAAAAACCACAAAACTAGCGCAAACACTAGAGCTCCTCCAATGATCAGTTCAACCAGCAACCGTGCTATATTGTGTGTATCTGCACATGCAAATCAATAGCAGTATATAAATTTCAATCAAGCTAAACATATTGGTAAGTCTAAAATTTCAGTGCTATGTTTATGTGCAATTCTAGTTTTCATTTGATCTGCAATTTTGTTATTGTCTatggttttattttgttttattataagCTTGATTACAACTACATCATTATGTAATTGTTTATCAat is part of the Oryza glaberrima chromosome 4, OglaRS2, whole genome shotgun sequence genome and encodes:
- the LOC127772113 gene encoding L-type lectin-domain containing receptor kinase IX.1-like; translated protein: MSQLLRTGYLGLLLFLLSMLLDASDHLIAGAAAAPPVFSYNFSADHPSTYRQDLVFQDDAIEPQTTDTDRPVELTCTRNDQVCRRGGRMSYAHPVQLYQLAANGRISKVASFSTSFTFAIRPIDGKCRGDGMAFFFASFPSKVPYSSAGGNLGLITDNKAPKDLAPDERFIAVEFDIGNQYDNQTDHIAIDINSVLKSANINITHLPTNVTLNGTMIADIVFNSSTRMLVASLRFLDRPSSAATAQVVSANLTAHLGFTPPTSLPGPQVAVGLSAATAGCVESCQILSWSFNSSLPLIHKDTHNIARLLVELIIGGALVFALVLWFLLSCWEQKRMRNVFDKGTGGARRFQYRDLAAATDHFSEDRKLGQGAFGAVYSGHLKLLDHQVAVKKIVRESSEGHKDFFAEVRTISESKHKNLVKFFGWCSRGHSWNILRFMCSCFWSKKNSELFLVYELMTNGNLNDYLYKSQSSEVLSWQTRYKIAKDIGSGLLYLHHECDPHILHRDIKPGNVLLDENFNAKLVDFGLSRMANQDNATLLTTAIGSEGCLDPQCLKHGKVPFKRSSDVYSFGIALLEIACARRHREQIWDLYRRGGNIVEAADTRLTMGGGLDMREIERVIVLGLWCSALQTQHRPSMRQAMDVLERDGPLPDLNSLIVVNTTLASTTEEDASSAPAAGNRYDCDEAPLLIPG